A single region of the Pseudomonas mandelii genome encodes:
- the livM gene encoding high-affinity branched-chain amino acid ABC transporter permease LivM: MSSTTKKTIDLKRSLVDAILAGLVALIVFGPIVGVVLDGYGFNLETTRVAWIVAIVMAGRFALSLFLQTPKGLKILEGFESTGSGVHVLPPDYKSRLRWIIPLVILVAVVFPFFSNSYLLGVVILGLIYVLLGLGLNIVVGLAGLLDLGYVAFYAIGAYGLALGYQYLGLGFWTVLPLAAITAGLAGCILGFPVLRLHGDYLAIVTLGFGEIIRLILNNWLSLTGGPNGMAAPLPTFFGLEFGKRAKEGGVPFHEFFGIAYNPDVKYYFIYAVLFLVVLAVLYIKHRLVKMPVGRAWEALREDEIACRSMGLNHVLVKLSAFTIGASTAGLAGVFFATYQGFVNPTSFTFFESALILAIVVLGGMGSTIGVVIAAFVLTVAPELLRGFAEYRVLLFGVLMVLMMIWRPRGLIRISRTGVTPRKGVAP, from the coding sequence ATGTCTTCAACCACTAAAAAAACCATTGATCTCAAAAGAAGCCTGGTTGACGCGATTCTTGCCGGCCTTGTCGCCCTGATTGTGTTCGGCCCGATTGTCGGCGTGGTCCTCGACGGCTACGGCTTCAATCTGGAAACGACCCGGGTGGCCTGGATTGTCGCCATCGTCATGGCTGGCCGGTTTGCCCTGAGCCTGTTCCTGCAAACGCCCAAGGGTCTGAAAATCCTTGAAGGCTTTGAAAGCACTGGTTCCGGGGTTCATGTACTGCCGCCTGATTACAAATCCCGCCTGCGCTGGATCATCCCGCTGGTGATCCTCGTTGCCGTGGTGTTCCCGTTCTTCTCCAACTCCTACCTGCTGGGCGTGGTCATTCTCGGGCTGATCTACGTATTGCTCGGCCTGGGCCTGAACATCGTGGTCGGCCTGGCCGGCCTGCTCGATCTGGGTTACGTGGCGTTCTACGCCATCGGTGCCTACGGCCTGGCGCTGGGTTATCAATACCTCGGCCTGGGTTTCTGGACGGTGCTGCCGCTGGCGGCTATCACCGCGGGCCTTGCCGGTTGCATCCTCGGGTTCCCGGTGCTGCGATTGCACGGTGACTACCTGGCGATCGTGACCCTGGGATTCGGTGAAATCATTCGCCTGATCCTCAACAACTGGTTGTCCCTGACCGGCGGCCCGAATGGCATGGCGGCTCCATTGCCAACCTTCTTCGGTCTCGAGTTCGGCAAGCGCGCGAAGGAGGGGGGCGTCCCGTTCCATGAGTTCTTCGGCATCGCCTATAACCCGGACGTGAAGTATTACTTCATCTATGCGGTGTTGTTCCTGGTGGTGCTGGCCGTGCTGTACATCAAGCATCGTCTGGTCAAGATGCCGGTCGGCCGCGCTTGGGAAGCCTTGCGTGAAGACGAAATCGCCTGCCGCTCCATGGGCCTGAACCACGTACTGGTCAAGCTCTCGGCGTTCACCATCGGTGCCTCGACGGCCGGCCTGGCCGGGGTGTTCTTCGCCACGTATCAAGGCTTCGTCAACCCGACCTCGTTCACCTTTTTCGAATCGGCTCTGATCCTCGCCATCGTGGTCCTCGGCGGTATGGGCTCGACCATCGGCGTGGTGATTGCAGCCTTCGTGCTGACCGTTGCCCCGGAACTGCTGCGCGGCTTTGCGGAATATCGCGTGCTGCTGTTCGGCGTGCTGATGGTGTTGATGATGATCTGGCGACCGCGCGGCCTGATTCGGATCAGCCGTACCGGTGTGACCCCGCGTAAAGGAGTAGCGCCATGA
- the nadE gene encoding ammonia-dependent NAD(+) synthetase has protein sequence MQAVQREIAEQLKVQPPFADHAALEAEVARRVSFIQDCLVNSGLKTLVLGISGGVDSLTAGLLAQRAMRELREQTSDKSYKFIAVRLPYETQFDEHDAQASVDFIAPDERHTVNIGPAVKALANEVAAFEGKHAVSVDFVLGNTKARMRMVAQYTIAGAAHGLVIGTDHAAEAVMGFFTKFGDGACDLAPLSGLVKNQVRDIARSFGAPESLVEKIPTADLEDLSPGKPDEASHGVTYAEIDAFLHGQPVREEAFRIICDTYKKTHHKRVMPFAP, from the coding sequence ATGCAAGCCGTACAGCGTGAGATTGCTGAGCAGCTCAAGGTTCAGCCGCCATTCGCCGACCACGCAGCCCTTGAGGCCGAGGTCGCCCGGCGGGTCAGCTTCATTCAGGATTGCCTGGTCAATTCCGGGCTCAAGACCCTGGTACTCGGCATCAGCGGCGGCGTCGACTCGCTGACCGCCGGCCTGCTGGCCCAACGCGCCATGCGTGAGTTGCGCGAGCAAACCAGCGACAAAAGCTACAAGTTCATCGCCGTGCGCCTGCCTTATGAAACCCAGTTCGATGAACACGATGCCCAGGCCTCGGTGGATTTCATCGCCCCGGACGAACGTCACACCGTGAACATCGGCCCGGCGGTGAAAGCCCTGGCCAATGAAGTGGCGGCCTTCGAGGGCAAGCACGCGGTCTCGGTGGATTTCGTGCTCGGCAACACCAAGGCGCGGATGCGCATGGTCGCCCAGTACACCATCGCCGGCGCGGCGCACGGGCTGGTCATCGGTACCGACCACGCAGCGGAAGCGGTGATGGGTTTCTTCACCAAGTTCGGTGATGGCGCCTGCGACCTGGCCCCGTTGAGTGGCCTGGTGAAAAACCAGGTTCGAGACATCGCCCGCAGTTTCGGCGCGCCGGAATCGCTGGTGGAAAAAATCCCGACCGCCGACCTTGAAGACCTGTCGCCGGGCAAACCCGACGAAGCGTCCCACGGCGTGACCTATGCCGAGATCGACGCGTTCTTGCACGGCCAGCCGGTGCGTGAGGAAGCGTTCAGGATTATTTGCGATACGTATAAAAAGACCCATCACAAGCGCGTGATGCCGTTCGCGCCTTGA
- a CDS encoding ABC transporter permease subunit — translation MDGIFLQQLVNGLTLGSVYGLIAIGYTMVYGIIGMINFAHGEVYMISAYLAAISLALLAYFGIESFPLLMLGTLIFTIVVTAVYGWVIERVAYKPLRNSTRLAPLISAIGISLILQNYAQIAQGAKQQGVPTLLTGAWRVEIGTGFVQLTYTKVFILIAAFAGMALLTYIIKYTKLGRMCRATQQDRKMASILGINTDRVISYVFIIGAAMAALAGVLITMNYGTFDFYAGFIIGIKAFTAAVLGGIGSLPGAMLGGIILGISESLFSGLVNSDYKDVFSFSLLVLVLVFRPQGLLGRPLVSKV, via the coding sequence ATGGATGGTATTTTCCTGCAGCAACTGGTCAACGGCCTGACCCTCGGGTCGGTCTATGGCCTGATCGCCATCGGCTACACAATGGTCTATGGCATCATTGGCATGATCAACTTCGCCCACGGCGAGGTTTACATGATTTCCGCTTACCTCGCGGCAATCAGTCTGGCTCTGCTGGCGTACTTCGGTATTGAATCCTTCCCGCTGTTGATGCTCGGCACCTTGATCTTCACCATCGTGGTCACGGCGGTGTATGGCTGGGTCATCGAGCGCGTCGCCTACAAGCCCCTGCGCAACTCCACCCGACTGGCACCGCTGATCAGCGCCATCGGGATTTCGCTGATCCTGCAAAACTATGCCCAGATCGCCCAAGGTGCCAAGCAACAGGGCGTTCCGACCTTGTTGACGGGGGCCTGGCGCGTCGAAATCGGCACCGGCTTCGTGCAGTTGACCTACACCAAGGTGTTTATCCTGATTGCCGCATTCGCCGGCATGGCCCTGCTGACCTACATCATCAAGTACACAAAGCTCGGCCGCATGTGCCGCGCCACCCAGCAAGACCGCAAGATGGCCTCGATCCTGGGGATCAACACCGACCGCGTGATTTCCTACGTGTTCATCATCGGTGCAGCGATGGCGGCCCTGGCCGGCGTGCTGATCACCATGAACTACGGCACGTTCGACTTCTATGCCGGCTTCATCATCGGCATCAAGGCGTTCACGGCCGCGGTACTTGGCGGCATCGGCTCGCTGCCTGGTGCGATGCTTGGCGGGATCATTCTCGGGATCTCCGAGTCGCTGTTCTCAGGTTTGGTCAACTCGGACTACAAAGACGTTTTCAGCTTCTCGCTGCTCGTTCTCGTTCTGGTCTTTCGGCCCCAAGGCCTGCTCGGCCGTCCTCTTGTGTCGAAGGTGTAA
- the pncB gene encoding nicotinate phosphoribosyltransferase: protein MSESVFGDRIVQNLLDTDFYKLTMMQAVLHNYPNVEVEWEFRCRNSEDLRPYLAEIRFQIERLAELSLSADQLSFMERISFMKPDFLRFLGLFRFNLRYVHTGIENGELFIRLRGPWLHVILFEVPLLSIVSEVRNRYRYREIVLEQAREQLYRKFDWLTANASSDELSELQVADFGTRRRFSFRVQEEVVNVLKHDFPGRFVGTSNVHLSRELDMKPLGTMAHEWIMAHQQLGPRLIDSQIAALDCWVREYRGLLGIALTDCITMDAFLNDFDLFFAKLFDGLRHDSGDPVIWAEKAIAHYQKLGIDPMSKTLTFSDSLTLPKSLEIFRALRGRINVSFGIGTNLTCDIPGVEPMSIVLKMAACNGQPVAKISDEPGKTHCKDPNFVAYLRHVFKVPAALSSTSGTTSKE, encoded by the coding sequence ATGAGCGAGAGCGTGTTTGGCGATCGCATTGTGCAGAACCTGCTCGACACCGATTTCTACAAACTGACGATGATGCAGGCGGTGCTGCACAACTACCCGAACGTGGAAGTCGAATGGGAGTTTCGTTGCCGTAACAGTGAGGATCTGCGCCCGTATCTGGCAGAAATCCGCTTCCAGATCGAACGCCTGGCCGAGTTGAGCCTGAGCGCCGACCAGTTGAGCTTCATGGAACGCATCAGCTTCATGAAGCCGGATTTCCTGCGTTTTCTCGGGCTGTTCCGCTTCAACCTGCGTTACGTCCACACGGGTATCGAAAACGGCGAGCTGTTCATCCGCCTGCGCGGGCCGTGGTTGCATGTGATTCTGTTTGAAGTACCGCTGCTTTCCATCGTCAGCGAAGTGCGCAACCGCTATCGCTACCGCGAAATTGTTCTGGAACAGGCTCGCGAGCAGCTCTACCGCAAGTTCGACTGGTTGACCGCCAACGCCAGCAGCGACGAATTGTCCGAACTGCAGGTAGCCGATTTCGGCACACGCCGTCGTTTCTCGTTCCGCGTGCAGGAAGAAGTGGTGAACGTGCTCAAGCACGATTTCCCCGGGCGTTTCGTCGGCACCAGCAACGTGCATCTGTCACGGGAACTGGACATGAAACCTTTGGGCACCATGGCCCACGAATGGATCATGGCGCACCAGCAACTCGGTCCCCGACTGATCGACAGCCAGATTGCCGCCCTCGATTGCTGGGTGCGCGAGTATCGGGGTCTGCTGGGGATTGCCCTGACCGACTGCATCACCATGGATGCCTTTCTCAACGACTTCGACCTGTTCTTTGCCAAGCTCTTCGACGGCCTGCGCCATGACTCCGGCGATCCGGTGATCTGGGCAGAAAAGGCGATCGCCCATTATCAAAAGCTGGGCATCGACCCGATGAGCAAGACCCTGACGTTCTCCGACAGCCTGACGCTGCCAAAATCCCTGGAAATATTTCGGGCGTTGCGCGGTCGGATTAATGTCAGCTTTGGGATCGGCACCAACCTGACGTGTGATATTCCGGGTGTCGAACCGATGAGCATCGTGCTTAAAATGGCGGCCTGCAACGGCCAGCCCGTGGCAAAGATTTCCGATGAGCCTGGCAAGACTCACTGCAAAGACCCGAATTTCGTCGCCTATTTGCGACACGTTTTCAAAGTACCTGCCGCCCTTTCCAGCACATCTGGCACCACTAGCAAGGAGTGA
- a CDS encoding LysR family transcriptional regulator — MLNKRYLPSITALQCFEAVTRHLSFTRAAEELNLTQSAVSKQVAQLEELLQHLLFRRVRRRLQMTPAGDLYLVEVRKILTQVEMSTHYLRSYGGETEVLRVSTPPTFGARWLVPRLKGWRLRHPSIHLDLCSEQEADDLLQGRSDLAFYFGQGSRPGTECLKLFGEELVPVCAPGSLPDTPFTDPTQLADLVLLQNASRPQAWHDWFDSQGYHTEHSYHGPRFETFYMCIRAAQVGCGVALLPRFLVEEELADGKLVIPWKHAMPSTDAYYLAYPEHSAEVPKVRDFVKWMLEQIDSPDAP, encoded by the coding sequence ATGCTGAATAAACGCTATTTGCCGTCGATCACCGCACTGCAGTGTTTCGAGGCCGTGACCCGGCATTTGAGCTTCACCCGGGCCGCCGAAGAGCTGAACCTGACCCAGAGCGCCGTCAGCAAACAGGTTGCGCAACTCGAAGAGTTGTTGCAGCACTTGCTGTTCCGCCGGGTGCGCCGACGCCTGCAAATGACCCCGGCCGGTGATTTGTACCTGGTGGAAGTACGAAAAATCCTCACCCAGGTCGAGATGTCGACCCATTACCTGCGTTCCTACGGCGGCGAAACCGAAGTCTTGCGGGTTTCGACGCCGCCGACCTTCGGCGCGCGCTGGCTGGTGCCACGCCTGAAAGGCTGGCGCCTGCGCCATCCATCAATCCATCTGGACCTGTGCAGCGAGCAGGAAGCCGACGATTTGCTGCAAGGTCGCAGCGACCTGGCGTTCTACTTCGGCCAAGGCTCGCGGCCCGGCACCGAATGCCTGAAGCTGTTTGGCGAGGAGCTGGTGCCGGTCTGCGCGCCGGGCAGCCTGCCGGACACGCCGTTCACCGACCCTACGCAGCTCGCCGACCTCGTCCTGCTGCAAAACGCCTCGCGGCCCCAGGCCTGGCACGATTGGTTCGACAGCCAGGGCTACCACACTGAACACAGCTACCACGGCCCGCGCTTCGAAACGTTTTATATGTGCATCCGCGCCGCCCAGGTCGGCTGCGGCGTGGCGCTGTTGCCAAGGTTTTTGGTGGAAGAAGAGTTGGCGGACGGCAAACTGGTTATCCCCTGGAAACACGCGATGCCAAGCACGGATGCCTATTACCTGGCGTATCCCGAGCACTCGGCGGAAGTGCCCAAGGTGCGCGATTTTGTGAAGTGGATGCTCGAGCAGATCGACAGCCCGGATGCGCCGTAG
- a CDS encoding ABC transporter ATP-binding protein, producing MSQPILELKDLDVFYGPIQALKKVSLHIEEGETVSLIGSNGAGKSTLLMSIFGQPRAASGQIIYQGVDITHKSSHYIASNGIAQSPEGRRVFPDMTVEENLLMGTIPIGDKYAAEDMQRMFELFPRLKERRNQRAMTMSGGEQQMLAIARALMSRPKLLLLDEPSLGLAPIVVKQIFATLRELASTGMTIFLVEQNANHALKLSDRAYVMVNGEIRITGTGKELLVNEEVRNAYLGGH from the coding sequence ATGAGTCAACCCATCCTCGAACTCAAGGATCTGGATGTGTTTTACGGGCCGATCCAGGCTCTGAAAAAAGTCTCGCTGCATATCGAAGAAGGTGAAACCGTCAGCCTGATCGGCTCCAACGGCGCCGGTAAATCGACCTTGCTGATGTCGATCTTCGGCCAGCCGCGAGCGGCTAGCGGGCAGATCATTTATCAGGGCGTGGACATCACCCACAAGTCGTCGCACTACATCGCGTCCAACGGCATCGCACAGTCGCCTGAAGGCCGACGGGTGTTCCCCGACATGACCGTCGAGGAAAACCTGCTGATGGGCACCATCCCTATCGGTGACAAGTACGCTGCCGAGGACATGCAGCGCATGTTCGAGTTGTTTCCACGGCTTAAGGAGCGCCGTAACCAACGGGCCATGACCATGTCCGGCGGTGAGCAACAGATGCTCGCCATCGCCCGTGCGTTGATGAGTCGGCCCAAGCTGCTGTTGCTCGATGAACCGAGCCTTGGACTGGCGCCGATTGTGGTGAAACAGATCTTCGCGACCCTGCGGGAACTGGCGAGTACCGGCATGACCATCTTCCTGGTCGAGCAGAACGCCAACCACGCGTTGAAGCTGTCGGACCGGGCATACGTGATGGTCAACGGCGAGATCCGCATCACGGGCACCGGCAAGGAGCTGCTGGTCAACGAGGAAGTGCGTAACGCCTATCTCGGCGGGCACTGA
- the amaA gene encoding L-pipecolate oxidase: MPLREECLWEKLTPQRPDNAALKGEVTVDVCVIGAGFTGLSAAVHLLEKGKKVCVLEAHRAGHGGSGRNVGLVNAGMWIPPDEIEAGFGEAVGSQLNRMLGAAPSLVFSLVDKYNIDCQLRREGTLHMAHNARGEADLRSREEQWKRRGAPVELLTGQSCEQATGTKKIAAALLDKRAGTINPMAYTTGLAKAAISLGGQLFDHSPVTRLERQGQRWSVQTAQGSVLAEQVVIASNAYTEGDWTELRRNFFPGYYYQVASVPLTEDAAQQILPGGQGSWDTRQVLSSIRRDKDGRLLLGSLGNGNQKPAWFLKAWADRVQQHYFPYLKPVEWECTWTGCIAFTPDHLMRLFEPAPGLVAVTGYNGRGVTTGTVVGKAFADYLCNGNPEALPIPFAPMQPLAGVGLRSCLYEAGFSLYHAGQCLRIVI; the protein is encoded by the coding sequence ATGCCGTTACGCGAAGAGTGTCTGTGGGAAAAACTGACGCCGCAAAGGCCCGACAATGCCGCGCTCAAGGGCGAAGTTACCGTCGATGTCTGCGTCATTGGCGCCGGTTTCACCGGCCTGTCGGCGGCGGTGCATCTACTTGAAAAAGGTAAAAAGGTCTGCGTGCTCGAAGCCCATCGCGCCGGTCACGGCGGTTCGGGGCGCAACGTCGGTCTGGTCAACGCCGGGATGTGGATTCCACCGGACGAGATCGAAGCCGGGTTCGGCGAAGCGGTGGGCAGTCAGCTCAATCGCATGCTGGGTGCAGCGCCATCGCTGGTGTTCAGCCTGGTCGACAAATACAACATCGATTGCCAGTTACGCCGCGAAGGCACGCTGCACATGGCGCACAACGCCCGTGGCGAAGCCGATCTGCGCAGTCGCGAAGAACAATGGAAACGTCGCGGAGCACCGGTCGAACTGCTGACCGGGCAATCCTGCGAACAAGCGACGGGTACCAAAAAGATTGCTGCCGCGCTGCTCGACAAGCGTGCCGGCACGATCAATCCGATGGCTTACACCACGGGGCTGGCCAAAGCGGCCATCAGCCTCGGGGGCCAACTGTTCGATCATTCTCCGGTGACCCGACTCGAACGTCAGGGCCAACGCTGGTCGGTGCAAACCGCTCAGGGATCAGTGCTCGCCGAGCAAGTGGTCATCGCCTCCAACGCTTATACCGAAGGTGACTGGACGGAGTTGCGGCGCAATTTCTTCCCCGGTTATTACTATCAAGTGGCGTCGGTCCCGCTGACCGAAGACGCCGCGCAGCAAATTCTGCCCGGCGGGCAGGGTTCCTGGGACACGCGCCAGGTACTGAGCAGTATTCGTCGCGACAAAGACGGCCGTCTGTTGCTGGGCAGCCTCGGTAACGGCAATCAGAAACCGGCCTGGTTCCTCAAGGCCTGGGCCGATCGGGTGCAGCAGCACTATTTCCCCTACCTCAAACCCGTGGAATGGGAATGCACCTGGACCGGTTGCATCGCGTTTACCCCGGACCATTTGATGCGTTTGTTCGAGCCGGCGCCCGGTTTAGTGGCAGTCACCGGTTACAACGGCCGGGGCGTGACAACGGGGACGGTGGTCGGCAAAGCCTTTGCCGATTATCTGTGTAACGGAAATCCTGAGGCGCTACCCATTCCCTTTGCCCCCATGCAGCCATTGGCCGGGGTGGGTTTGCGCAGTTGTTTGTACGAGGCCGGTTTCTCGCTGTATCACGCAGGCCAGTGCTTGCGGATCGTTATTTGA
- a CDS encoding ABC transporter ATP-binding protein, producing the protein MSEVVLSVEKLMMHFGGIKALSDVSLKVHRNSIFALIGPNGAGKTTVFNCLTGFYKASGGRIELNTRGERTDVIQLLGESFKATDFVSPKSFITRMRYKMFGGTHLVNRAGLARTFQNIRLFKEMSVLENLLVAQHMWVNRNMLAGILNTKGYRKAESDALDHAFYWLEVVDLVDCANRLAGELSYGQQRRLEIARAMCTRPQIICLDEPAAGLNPQETEALSAMIRLLRDEHDLTVVLIEHDMGMVMSISDHIVVLDHGVVIAEGGPEAIRNDPKVIAAYLGADEEEVVL; encoded by the coding sequence ATGAGCGAAGTCGTACTCTCGGTCGAGAAGCTGATGATGCACTTCGGCGGCATCAAGGCGTTGAGCGATGTCAGCCTCAAGGTGCATCGCAACTCGATCTTTGCCCTGATCGGCCCCAACGGCGCCGGCAAGACCACCGTGTTCAACTGCCTGACCGGTTTCTACAAGGCCTCCGGTGGCAGGATCGAACTCAATACCCGCGGCGAACGCACCGATGTCATCCAGCTGTTGGGCGAATCGTTCAAAGCCACGGATTTCGTTTCGCCGAAAAGCTTCATCACCCGGATGCGCTACAAAATGTTCGGCGGCACCCACCTGGTGAACCGTGCCGGGCTGGCGCGCACCTTCCAGAACATTCGCCTGTTCAAGGAAATGTCGGTACTTGAAAACCTGCTGGTAGCCCAGCACATGTGGGTCAACCGCAACATGTTGGCCGGCATCCTCAATACCAAGGGCTACCGCAAGGCCGAAAGCGACGCGCTGGACCACGCCTTCTACTGGCTGGAAGTCGTGGACCTGGTGGACTGCGCCAACCGTCTGGCCGGTGAACTGTCCTACGGCCAACAGCGCCGCCTGGAAATCGCCCGGGCCATGTGCACCCGGCCGCAGATCATCTGCCTCGACGAACCGGCGGCCGGCCTCAACCCTCAGGAAACCGAAGCGCTGAGCGCGATGATCCGTCTGCTGCGCGACGAGCACGATCTGACCGTGGTGCTGATCGAACACGACATGGGCATGGTAATGAGCATTTCCGACCACATCGTGGTGCTGGACCACGGCGTCGTCATCGCCGAGGGCGGACCTGAAGCGATTCGCAACGACCCGAAAGTGATTGCGGCCTATCTGGGCGCTGATGAAGAGGAAGTGGTGCTATGA
- a CDS encoding ABC transporter substrate-binding protein → MSQTFYKKGFLALAVATALGVSAFAQADVKIGVAGPMTGANAAFGEQYMKGAQAAADAVNAAGGVNGEKIVLVKGDDACEPKQAVTVAKDLTNQKVAGVVGHFCSSSTIPASEIYDEAGIIAITPGSTNPAVTERGLSAMFRMCGRDDQQGIVAGDYIVDVLKGKKVVVLHDKDTYGQGLADATKAQLEKRGVKPVLYEGLTRGEKDFSTIVTKIRGAGADVVYFGGLHPEAGPLVRQLREQGLKDVKFMSDDGIVTDELVTTAGGPQFVDGVLMTFGADPRLLPDSKTVVDEFRKKGTEPEGYTLYAYASVQTLAAAFNGAKSNSGEKAAEWLKKNPVKTVMGEKTWDAKGDLKVSDYVVYEWDKDGKYHQLEKQK, encoded by the coding sequence ATGTCCCAGACGTTTTACAAGAAAGGCTTTCTGGCCCTCGCAGTGGCAACTGCGTTGGGTGTTTCTGCGTTTGCACAGGCTGATGTGAAAATCGGTGTGGCGGGTCCGATGACAGGCGCCAACGCGGCATTTGGCGAGCAGTACATGAAGGGTGCACAGGCTGCAGCCGACGCGGTCAACGCGGCGGGCGGCGTTAACGGGGAAAAAATCGTACTGGTGAAGGGCGATGACGCCTGCGAACCGAAACAGGCTGTGACGGTCGCCAAGGACCTGACCAACCAGAAAGTCGCCGGCGTAGTCGGTCACTTCTGCTCCTCGTCGACCATCCCGGCCTCCGAGATCTACGACGAAGCGGGCATCATTGCAATCACTCCGGGTTCCACCAACCCAGCGGTTACCGAACGCGGCCTGAGTGCCATGTTCCGTATGTGCGGGCGTGACGATCAGCAAGGCATCGTGGCCGGTGACTACATCGTCGACGTGCTCAAGGGCAAGAAAGTCGTTGTCCTGCACGACAAGGACACCTACGGCCAGGGCCTGGCGGACGCTACCAAGGCCCAACTGGAAAAACGCGGCGTGAAGCCTGTGCTGTATGAAGGCCTGACCCGTGGCGAGAAAGACTTCAGCACCATCGTCACCAAGATCCGCGGCGCTGGCGCCGATGTCGTCTACTTCGGCGGTCTGCACCCGGAAGCCGGTCCTCTGGTCCGTCAACTGCGTGAGCAAGGCCTCAAAGACGTCAAGTTCATGTCCGATGACGGCATCGTGACCGACGAACTGGTCACCACTGCTGGCGGTCCGCAATTCGTTGACGGCGTACTGATGACCTTCGGCGCCGACCCACGCCTGCTGCCAGACAGCAAAACCGTGGTGGACGAGTTCCGCAAGAAAGGCACCGAGCCTGAAGGCTACACCCTGTACGCCTACGCTTCGGTCCAGACCCTGGCCGCAGCTTTCAACGGCGCCAAGTCCAACAGTGGCGAGAAAGCCGCCGAGTGGCTGAAGAAAAACCCGGTCAAAACCGTGATGGGCGAGAAGACCTGGGACGCCAAGGGCGACCTGAAAGTCTCCGACTACGTCGTTTACGAGTGGGACAAGGACGGCAAATACCACCAGCTGGAAAAACAGAAGTGA
- the amaB gene encoding L-piperidine-6-carboxylate dehydrogenase yields the protein MVAALLDRLGVNPALYQNGKVPVHSPIDGSRIAAVNWEGAAEVEQHISRADHAFELWRKVPAPRRGELVRQLGDILREYKADLGELVSWEAGKITQEGLGEVQEMIDICDFAVGLSRQLYGLTIASERPGHHMRETWHPLGVVGVISAFNFPVAVWAWNTTLALVCGNPVIWKPSEKTPLTALACQALFDRVLKNFSDAPPHLSQVIIGGRDAGEALVDDPRVALISATGSTRMGREVAPKIAARFARSILELGGNNAMILAPSADLDMAVRAILFSAVGTAGQRCTTLRRLIAHESVKEEIVTRLKAAYSKVRIGNPLEGNLIGPLIDKNSFENMQDALEQALSEGGRVFGGERQLEDKYPNAYYVSPAIVEMPEQSDVVCNETFAPILYVVGYKDFDEALRLNNSVPQGLSSCIFTTDVREAEQFMSAVGSDCGIANVNIGPSGAEIGGAFGGEKETGGGRESGSDAWRGYMRRQTNTVNYSLELPLAQGITFD from the coding sequence ATGGTTGCCGCATTGCTTGATCGTCTTGGTGTGAACCCGGCCCTGTACCAGAACGGCAAAGTGCCGGTGCATTCGCCGATCGATGGCAGCCGGATCGCTGCCGTGAACTGGGAAGGCGCCGCTGAAGTCGAGCAGCACATCAGTCGTGCAGATCATGCGTTCGAATTGTGGCGCAAGGTCCCGGCCCCGCGCCGTGGCGAACTGGTGCGTCAACTGGGCGACATCCTGCGCGAATACAAGGCTGACCTCGGCGAGCTGGTGTCCTGGGAAGCCGGCAAGATCACCCAGGAAGGCCTGGGTGAAGTTCAGGAAATGATCGACATCTGCGATTTCGCCGTCGGCCTGTCCCGTCAGCTGTACGGTCTGACCATCGCGTCCGAGCGTCCTGGCCACCACATGCGCGAAACCTGGCACCCGCTGGGCGTCGTCGGCGTCATCAGCGCCTTCAACTTCCCGGTTGCGGTCTGGGCCTGGAACACCACGCTGGCGCTGGTCTGCGGCAACCCGGTGATCTGGAAACCGTCCGAGAAAACCCCGCTGACCGCACTGGCTTGTCAGGCGCTGTTCGACCGCGTACTGAAGAACTTCAGCGACGCACCTCCACACCTCAGCCAAGTGATCATCGGCGGCCGCGATGCCGGCGAAGCGCTGGTCGATGACCCGCGTGTCGCGCTGATCAGCGCCACCGGCAGCACCCGCATGGGCCGTGAAGTGGCGCCAAAAATCGCCGCACGTTTCGCCCGCAGCATTCTGGAGCTGGGCGGCAACAACGCCATGATCCTCGCCCCAAGCGCCGACCTGGACATGGCCGTCCGCGCCATCCTGTTCAGCGCCGTCGGCACCGCCGGTCAGCGTTGCACCACGTTGCGTCGCCTGATTGCCCATGAGTCGGTGAAGGAAGAAATCGTCACTCGCCTCAAGGCTGCCTATTCCAAGGTCCGCATCGGCAATCCGCTCGAGGGCAACCTGATCGGTCCGCTGATCGACAAAAACAGTTTCGAAAACATGCAGGACGCGCTGGAACAAGCCCTGAGCGAAGGCGGCCGGGTGTTTGGCGGCGAACGCCAGCTGGAAGACAAATACCCGAACGCTTATTACGTCTCGCCGGCCATCGTTGAAATGCCGGAGCAGAGCGATGTGGTCTGCAATGAAACCTTCGCACCGATCTTGTACGTGGTCGGTTACAAGGACTTCGACGAAGCGCTGCGTCTGAACAACTCAGTGCCACAAGGCCTGTCCTCGTGCATCTTCACCACCGACGTGCGTGAAGCCGAACAGTTCATGTCGGCGGTGGGCAGCGACTGCGGCATCGCCAACGTCAACATCGGCCCGAGCGGTGCGGAAATTGGCGGCGCGTTCGGTGGCGAGAAAGAAACCGGTGGTGGGCGTGAGTCGGGCTCCGATGCATGGCGCGGCTACATGCGCCGCCAGACCAACACCGTGAACTACTCGCTGGAGTTGCCGTTGGCTCAGGGCATCACGTTCGACTGA